One window of Bacteroidota bacterium genomic DNA carries:
- a CDS encoding redoxin domain-containing protein — MALSVGDAAPDFTLYSDGMEAVTLSDALKNGNVLLLFFPGAFTSVCTTELNTVNNDLATYTDANAQVFGISTDSPFVLQEFKKANSLTFPLLTDHNAEVSALYDSKYDNDFTSMNLDRVSKRSAFVIAQDGTIRYAEITANAGVQPDFEAIQGVLASL; from the coding sequence ATGGCCCTCTCTGTTGGCGACGCCGCCCCCGACTTCACGCTCTACTCCGATGGCATGGAGGCCGTCACCCTCTCCGACGCGCTGAAGAACGGCAACGTGCTGCTGCTCTTCTTCCCGGGTGCCTTCACGAGCGTCTGCACCACCGAACTCAACACGGTCAACAACGACCTCGCGACCTACACCGACGCGAACGCTCAGGTCTTTGGCATCTCGACCGACTCGCCGTTCGTGCTGCAGGAGTTCAAGAAGGCGAACAGCCTGACGTTTCCGCTCCTCACCGACCACAACGCCGAGGTGTCGGCGCTCTACGACTCGAAGTATGACAACGACTTCACGTCGATGAACCTCGACCGCGTCTCGAAGCGCTCGGCCTTCGTGATCGCGCAGGACGGCACGATCCGCTACGCCGAGATCACGGCCAACGCCGGTGTGCAGCCTGACTTTGAGGCGATCCAGGGTGTGCTAGCTAGCCTCTAG
- the pta gene encoding phosphate acetyltransferase — protein sequence MIDQIQAKAKALNKRIVLPEGEDARTLHAMKWIVDEGLAQPVLLGNPDVVLPLAKQEGVTIPDHVPLIHPAASEHRDAFAQTYYDLRKRKGATEDEARAAVADELVFGALMVRHDLVDGSVSGAAHPSPDVIRAAIRMIGVGEASALVSSFFLMVMPDGRVCTFADCAVNVEPEAEQLASIGLDAGRAHQQLTGETPRIAFLSFSTIGSAEHPDVDRVRGAVKLARERRPDWTIDGEFQFDSAYVPSVAARKAPNSPLQGDANVFVFPNLAAGNITYKAVQRTSGAEAIGPILAGLSQPANDLSRGADAEDIVNVVCITALQADG from the coding sequence ATGATTGACCAGATTCAAGCGAAAGCCAAAGCTCTCAACAAACGCATCGTCCTGCCCGAAGGTGAGGATGCTCGCACGCTCCATGCGATGAAGTGGATCGTCGACGAGGGACTCGCGCAGCCGGTGCTCCTGGGCAACCCCGACGTGGTGCTGCCGCTCGCCAAGCAGGAGGGCGTCACGATCCCGGATCACGTTCCGCTCATTCACCCCGCAGCCTCGGAGCACCGCGACGCGTTCGCGCAGACCTACTACGACCTCCGCAAGCGCAAAGGCGCGACCGAGGACGAGGCTCGTGCCGCCGTCGCCGACGAACTCGTGTTCGGCGCGCTGATGGTCCGACACGACCTCGTCGATGGCTCCGTCTCCGGCGCGGCGCACCCTAGTCCCGACGTGATCCGTGCGGCGATTCGCATGATCGGCGTCGGCGAGGCCTCTGCGCTGGTATCGAGCTTCTTCCTGATGGTGATGCCCGACGGGCGCGTCTGCACGTTCGCCGATTGTGCCGTGAACGTCGAGCCGGAGGCCGAGCAACTCGCTTCCATTGGCCTTGATGCGGGGCGCGCGCACCAGCAGCTCACGGGCGAGACGCCGCGCATTGCCTTCCTCTCGTTCTCGACCATCGGCTCGGCGGAGCACCCCGACGTGGACCGCGTGCGCGGCGCCGTGAAACTTGCCCGGGAGCGCCGCCCCGACTGGACAATCGACGGCGAGTTCCAGTTCGACAGCGCCTACGTCCCGAGCGTGGCCGCCCGCAAAGCGCCGAACTCGCCGCTCCAAGGCGACGCCAACGTGTTTGTCTTCCCGAACCTCGCGGCGGGCAATATCACCTACAAGGCCGTCCAGCGTACGTCGGGCGCCGAGGCCATCGGGCCGATCCTCGCTGGCCTCTCACAGCCTGCCAACGACCTCTCGCGCGGTGCCGACGCCGAGGACATCGTCAACGTCGTCTGCATCACCGCCTTGCAGGCCGACGGATGA
- a CDS encoding nitrilase-related carbon-nitrogen hydrolase, with translation MIAALLQFGPAYLDVAGNLDRVEALLDGVDADLVVLPELFATGYFFRSLEDSASVSEPIPDGPTTERLQTWAAATGATFVAGLPELGDDGKRYNSAVVVRPNGSTETYRKVHLFYREKDWAAPGDLGFRVFDATTRDGMPYRLGVMICFDWYFPEAARSLALQGADVIAHPSNLVRKDCPRSMPIRALENHVVTITANRTGTESVGDETLTFIGQSVICSPEGHPIASAGREETTVLTAKFDPHASRERQLTATNHLFGDRRPDVYTLE, from the coding sequence ATGATCGCTGCGCTGCTCCAGTTCGGCCCCGCCTACCTCGACGTGGCGGGCAACCTCGACCGCGTCGAGGCGCTGCTAGACGGCGTCGACGCGGACCTCGTTGTGCTGCCGGAGTTGTTCGCGACGGGCTATTTCTTCCGCTCGCTCGAGGATTCAGCTAGCGTTTCGGAGCCGATCCCAGACGGTCCGACGACGGAGCGTTTGCAAACATGGGCCGCTGCGACGGGTGCGACGTTCGTGGCAGGGCTGCCCGAATTGGGCGACGATGGTAAGCGGTACAACTCCGCCGTTGTCGTGCGCCCCAACGGCTCGACGGAGACGTATCGCAAGGTGCACCTCTTCTACCGCGAGAAGGACTGGGCGGCCCCCGGCGACCTCGGCTTCCGTGTCTTCGACGCGACCACGCGCGACGGCATGCCGTATCGACTTGGCGTGATGATCTGTTTCGACTGGTACTTCCCCGAAGCCGCCCGCTCGCTTGCCTTGCAAGGTGCCGATGTGATCGCGCACCCGTCGAATCTCGTGCGCAAGGATTGCCCGCGCTCGATGCCGATCCGCGCGCTCGAAAACCACGTCGTCACGATCACAGCCAACCGGACAGGGACCGAGTCGGTTGGCGACGAAACGCTGACGTTCATCGGCCAGAGCGTGATCTGCTCGCCCGAAGGCCATCCCATCGCCAGCGCCGGGCGCGAGGAGACGACGGTGCTCACCGCCAAGTTCGACCCGCACGCCTCCCGTGAGCGCCAACTCACGGCGACCAACCACCTCTTCGGCGACCGCCGCCCAGACGTCTACACACTTGAATAG
- a CDS encoding sulfotransferase family 2 domain-containing protein, protein MPPLKQTLKYRAAIFRERHLQPFVFIHINKTGGSSVEKALGARFEHKTAQEKITMLGRGVWDRKFTFCIVRNPWDRAVSLFHYRKMTDQTGLADTETGFQTWLWQTLQDQDPAFYDKPRMFMPQHDWIADGDGKLLVDYMMRFENLHQSFEEVARRLGKDVQLPHLKKSKRRDYRTYYDDSSIDLVADFYAVDLEAFGYTFEGVTEASATNA, encoded by the coding sequence ATGCCCCCTCTGAAGCAGACGTTGAAGTACCGCGCCGCGATCTTCCGCGAGCGTCACCTCCAGCCGTTCGTCTTCATCCACATCAACAAGACGGGCGGCAGCAGCGTCGAGAAGGCGCTTGGCGCGCGGTTCGAGCACAAGACGGCGCAGGAGAAGATCACGATGCTCGGGCGCGGCGTGTGGGACCGGAAGTTCACGTTCTGCATCGTGCGCAACCCGTGGGACCGCGCGGTGTCGCTGTTCCACTACCGCAAGATGACCGACCAGACGGGCCTCGCGGACACGGAAACAGGCTTCCAGACGTGGCTCTGGCAGACACTCCAGGACCAGGACCCGGCGTTTTACGACAAGCCTCGGATGTTCATGCCCCAGCACGACTGGATCGCGGACGGCGACGGCAAGCTCCTCGTCGACTACATGATGCGGTTCGAGAACCTGCACCAGAGCTTCGAGGAGGTCGCCCGACGACTCGGCAAGGACGTGCAGCTCCCCCACCTCAAGAAGTCGAAGCGCCGCGACTACCGCACCTACTACGACGACTCGAGCATCGACCTCGTCGCCGACTTCTATGCGGTGGACCTGGAAGCCTTCGGCTATACCTTTGAGGGCGTGACGGAAGCTAGCGCCACGAACGCATAG
- a CDS encoding ABC transporter ATP-binding protein produces MRSTGTYRKLFQVLTPSERRRVYLLVPAIIGMALLQVAGIGSVAPFLQVVADPSSVETNVWLARVYTYFGFATTEGFLMALGCVTLTLLVLGNVFNTLVAWAMARFTQMRRHSLSMRLLKSYLYRPYLYYLRTNSAELGKNLLYEVNEIVNGILQPCMVLVARGVVSVFIFILLIAVDPLLSVGAFVVFGGAYSLIYLSVKRKLLRTGKERVAANGQRFKIASEAFMAVKDVKLLHLEEPFLDRFSKPSRTFAERLVTQNVIAKIPQYAMETLAFGGILLIVLYYIALEKNVAEIIPLLGVYAYAILRLKPNLQEVYISMAKISFNDAALARIYDDLKGQGDAINNQRRRRKEVVRDNAVPFEGAVALRGVTFGYPESAPLFRDLSLTIRKGESVGFVGPTGSGKTTVVDLLLGLLRPQDGALVVDGQTVTDDLLPAWQKHCGYVPQNIVLIDDTVASNIAFGEAEVDMDAVIRAAKAANIHDFIKDGLEEGYETVVGERGIRLSGGQRQRIGIARALYHNPQVLVFDEATSALDNETERAVMHAIEALRGERTLITIAHRLSTVQSCDQLFFLEKGTLTASGTFDELVAANEQFERMALANA; encoded by the coding sequence ATGCGCTCGACGGGCACGTACCGCAAGCTCTTTCAGGTGCTCACGCCGAGTGAGCGCCGCCGTGTCTACCTCCTGGTTCCAGCCATTATCGGGATGGCGCTGCTGCAGGTGGCCGGCATCGGCTCCGTAGCCCCGTTTCTCCAGGTCGTCGCCGACCCCAGTTCGGTCGAGACGAATGTGTGGCTCGCGCGGGTCTACACCTACTTCGGCTTCGCGACCACGGAGGGCTTCCTGATGGCGCTCGGCTGCGTGACGCTCACGCTGCTGGTGCTCGGCAACGTGTTCAACACGCTCGTCGCGTGGGCGATGGCGCGGTTCACACAGATGCGTCGTCACTCGCTCTCGATGCGGCTGCTGAAGTCATACCTCTACCGCCCCTACCTCTATTACCTCCGCACCAACTCGGCCGAGCTTGGCAAGAACCTCCTCTACGAGGTCAACGAGATCGTCAACGGCATCCTCCAGCCGTGCATGGTGCTCGTCGCCCGTGGCGTGGTGAGCGTGTTCATCTTCATCCTGCTCATCGCGGTGGACCCGCTGCTCTCGGTGGGGGCGTTCGTGGTATTTGGCGGGGCCTACAGCCTGATTTACCTCTCGGTCAAGCGCAAGCTGCTTCGCACAGGCAAAGAGCGCGTGGCGGCCAACGGGCAGCGCTTCAAGATCGCGAGCGAGGCGTTCATGGCCGTCAAGGACGTGAAGCTGCTCCATTTGGAGGAGCCGTTCCTCGACCGGTTCTCGAAGCCGTCGCGCACGTTCGCCGAGCGGCTCGTCACCCAGAACGTGATCGCCAAGATCCCGCAGTACGCGATGGAAACGCTTGCTTTCGGCGGCATCCTGCTGATCGTACTCTACTACATCGCGCTCGAAAAGAACGTCGCGGAGATCATCCCGCTGCTCGGCGTCTACGCCTACGCCATCCTCCGGCTCAAGCCGAACCTCCAAGAGGTCTACATCTCGATGGCGAAGATCTCCTTCAACGACGCCGCGCTCGCCCGCATCTACGACGACCTGAAGGGCCAGGGCGACGCGATCAACAACCAGCGCCGCCGCCGCAAGGAGGTCGTCCGCGACAACGCCGTCCCGTTTGAGGGCGCCGTCGCGTTGCGCGGCGTGACATTCGGCTACCCCGAGAGCGCGCCACTCTTCCGCGATCTGTCGCTCACGATCCGCAAGGGCGAGTCAGTCGGCTTCGTCGGCCCGACGGGCTCGGGCAAGACGACGGTCGTGGACCTGCTCCTCGGGCTGCTCCGCCCACAGGACGGCGCGCTCGTCGTGGACGGGCAGACCGTCACCGACGACCTCCTCCCCGCCTGGCAGAAGCACTGCGGCTATGTCCCCCAGAACATCGTCCTCATCGACGACACGGTGGCCTCCAACATTGCCTTTGGCGAGGCCGAAGTCGACATGGACGCCGTCATCCGCGCGGCTAAAGCGGCCAACATCCACGACTTCATCAAGGACGGCCTCGAAGAGGGGTACGAGACGGTGGTCGGGGAGCGCGGCATCCGGCTCTCGGGCGGCCAGCGGCAGCGCATCGGCATCGCACGGGCGCTCTACCACAACCCACAGGTGCTCGTGTTCGACGAGGCGACCTCAGCGCTCGACAACGAGACGGAGCGCGCCGTCATGCACGCCATCGAGGCGCTGCGCGGCGAGCGGACGCTCATCACCATCGCCCACCGCCTGAGCACGGTTCAGTCCTGCGACCAGCTCTTCTTCCTCGAAAAGGGCACGCTCACCGCCTCCGGCACCTTCGACGAACTCGTCGCCGCGAACGAGCAGTTCGAGCGCATGGCACTGGCGAATGCATAG
- a CDS encoding cation transporter, with translation MNAKHVQTLHIDGMSCAHCVRAVESALTGRDGVEIESVEIGSATIHFDPAKTSLPELAALIEEEGYAVKQ, from the coding sequence ATGAACGCCAAGCACGTCCAGACCCTCCACATCGATGGCATGAGCTGTGCCCACTGCGTCCGTGCCGTTGAGTCCGCGCTCACGGGGCGCGACGGCGTCGAGATCGAGTCGGTCGAGATTGGCTCGGCGACCATCCACTTCGACCCGGCGAAAACGAGTTTGCCCGAACTCGCGGCGCTGATCGAGGAGGAGGGCTATGCCGTCAAGCAGTAG
- a CDS encoding heavy metal translocating P-type ATPase — protein MRPVALPKSPVTESDATSVTAPNAGTATATLSVQGMTCAACSGRVERALGKVPGVVEATVNLATERATVRFRPAEVARLDLDQVVRDAGYDVISVAEAVSDVVPARDDAEQKARAQERRSLQRRLWIAAGFTLPIVLLDMGAMLVPPVHEALMALLPMQTWRFVFFALASVVQFGPGLRFYRTGWAAVRHGAPDMNTLVALGTSAAYGYSVVATFLPSILPPGANHVYYEASATVITLILVGKYLEALAKGRTSEAIRALLRLQPDTARVERSGQYVETLIAEVVVGDRVQVRPGERVPVDGTVVEGRSFVDEAMLTGEPVPVEKGEGDLVVGGTVNQAGSFTLRATQVGANTVLQQIIRMVEAAQGSKPAVQALADRVVAVFVPIVLIIAASTFAVWLAVGPDPALTYALVAAVSVLIIACPCAMGLATPTAVMVGTGKAAQLGVLFRRGEALQTLTEVEVVALDKTGTLTEGRPTLTDVVTASGFEDDEVLRLVAAVEARSEHPIAAALMRAAEERGLDAPDVSGFTATPGFGVAGAIEGQAIVVGADRFMAQQGLDVDAFAAVAERLAAEGKTPLYAAIDGHLAAILAVADPVKPTTPAAIASLRGLGLRVAMVTGDTATTAHAIAARLGIDDVRAEVLPADKAEAVQALQHGARRVAFVGDGINDAPALAQADVGVAIGTGTDIAIEAADLVLMGDDLRGLTRSLGLATATLRTIRQNLFWAFAYNVVLIPVAAGVLYPLTGTLLSPVFAAAAMGLSSVFVLANALRLRRWTPAT, from the coding sequence ATGCGTCCTGTCGCCCTACCAAAGTCGCCAGTCACGGAGAGCGATGCAACGAGCGTCACAGCTCCGAATGCAGGCACGGCGACCGCCACGCTCTCGGTGCAGGGGATGACCTGCGCTGCGTGCTCTGGCCGTGTCGAGCGCGCCTTGGGCAAGGTGCCGGGCGTCGTGGAGGCGACGGTCAACCTCGCCACGGAGCGCGCGACGGTACGCTTTCGCCCCGCCGAGGTCGCCCGCCTCGACCTCGACCAGGTCGTCCGGGACGCGGGCTACGACGTGATCTCGGTCGCTGAGGCCGTGAGCGACGTGGTCCCAGCACGAGATGACGCCGAGCAAAAAGCGCGGGCGCAGGAACGCCGCTCGCTTCAGCGTCGCCTCTGGATCGCGGCGGGCTTCACGCTACCCATCGTGCTCCTCGACATGGGGGCGATGCTCGTGCCACCCGTCCACGAGGCGCTGATGGCGCTGCTCCCGATGCAGACCTGGCGGTTCGTGTTCTTCGCGCTCGCCAGCGTCGTGCAGTTCGGGCCGGGGCTGCGCTTCTACCGCACCGGCTGGGCCGCCGTCCGCCACGGCGCGCCGGACATGAACACGCTCGTGGCGCTGGGCACGAGCGCGGCGTACGGCTACTCCGTCGTCGCCACGTTCCTCCCGTCGATTCTGCCGCCGGGCGCCAACCACGTCTACTACGAGGCGTCGGCGACGGTCATCACGCTGATCCTAGTCGGGAAGTACCTCGAAGCCCTCGCCAAAGGCCGCACCTCCGAGGCGATCCGCGCGCTGCTGCGTCTTCAGCCCGACACCGCACGAGTCGAACGAAGCGGGCAGTATGTGGAAACGCTAATCGCCGAGGTCGTCGTTGGCGACCGCGTGCAGGTACGACCTGGGGAGCGTGTCCCTGTGGACGGGACGGTGGTTGAGGGCCGCTCATTTGTGGACGAGGCGATGCTGACAGGCGAGCCCGTACCCGTCGAGAAAGGGGAGGGTGACCTAGTTGTGGGCGGAACGGTCAACCAGGCCGGGAGCTTCACGCTCCGCGCGACACAAGTAGGAGCCAACACCGTCTTGCAGCAGATCATCCGCATGGTCGAGGCGGCGCAGGGCTCGAAGCCCGCCGTCCAGGCGCTCGCGGATCGCGTCGTGGCCGTGTTCGTCCCCATCGTGCTCATCATCGCTGCGTCGACGTTCGCCGTATGGCTCGCCGTCGGACCTGACCCCGCGCTGACGTATGCGCTCGTGGCGGCTGTGTCAGTGCTCATTATCGCGTGCCCCTGCGCGATGGGGCTCGCGACGCCAACGGCCGTGATGGTCGGCACGGGCAAAGCCGCCCAACTCGGCGTGCTGTTCCGTCGCGGCGAGGCCTTGCAGACGCTCACCGAGGTCGAGGTCGTCGCGCTCGACAAAACGGGGACGCTCACGGAGGGGCGGCCCACGCTCACCGACGTGGTAACAGCCTCCGGCTTCGAGGACGACGAGGTGCTGCGTCTCGTGGCGGCGGTCGAAGCACGGTCCGAGCACCCCATCGCTGCCGCGCTCATGCGGGCCGCCGAGGAGCGCGGTCTGGACGCTCCGGATGTTTCCGGGTTCACGGCAACGCCTGGCTTCGGTGTAGCCGGTGCGATCGAAGGGCAAGCGATTGTCGTGGGGGCCGACCGCTTCATGGCCCAGCAGGGACTCGACGTGGATGCGTTCGCGGCCGTCGCCGAACGCCTCGCCGCCGAGGGCAAGACGCCGCTCTACGCCGCCATCGACGGGCACCTCGCCGCCATCCTCGCGGTGGCTGATCCAGTCAAGCCGACCACGCCCGCCGCCATCGCGTCGCTTCGTGGCCTCGGGTTGCGCGTGGCGATGGTCACGGGCGACACCGCGACTACGGCGCACGCGATCGCGGCCCGACTTGGCATCGACGACGTGCGGGCTGAGGTGCTGCCCGCCGACAAAGCTGAGGCCGTGCAAGCATTGCAACATGGGGCGCGCCGTGTCGCCTTCGTGGGCGACGGCATCAACGACGCGCCCGCGCTCGCGCAAGCCGACGTGGGCGTTGCCATCGGGACGGGCACCGACATCGCCATCGAGGCGGCGGACCTGGTGCTGATGGGCGATGATCTCCGTGGACTGACCCGATCACTTGGACTCGCTACGGCCACGCTGCGCACGATCCGGCAAAACCTGTTCTGGGCGTTTGCCTACAACGTCGTCCTGATCCCCGTTGCGGCGGGCGTGCTCTATCCACTCACCGGGACGTTGCTCTCTCCCGTCTTCGCGGCGGCTGCGATGGGGCTGTCAAGCGTCTTCGTCCTCGCGAACGCGCTCCGGCTGCGTCGTTGGACGCCTGCTACCTAG
- a CDS encoding histidine kinase: protein MLSSFLGSYWPRLPLLFTALSLVWGGLWIGSTQTDMSFVLAVDLVLPEVTYWNGWAMLTPVIVWLAHRSVNAFRRPSWQWALHLPLGLLVGAAAYALGAGLYAAAYVLVEAGGMPLGETLGARIAERSEILVSFWIPFGFLVYVLLIGVGLTQGYLRRLRNEERQSAALRAQLAEARLDVLARQLHPHFLFNALNTISATLHEDPAAADRMLSRLGGFLRRTLDQVDRPVVPLRDDLAFCRQYLGIVQDRFETRLTVDFDVDPVVEDAAVPYLLLQPLVENAVQHGVARHAGPATVEVRGRRDDAAVTIEVYNSAPPGGLADASKRREVGLGLANTRARLEAAFAGSAQVAPSVVLAPAEGGVVARLRFPYRSVKDTAVTADVVAADG from the coding sequence ATGCTCTCCTCATTTCTGGGTAGTTACTGGCCTCGTCTGCCCCTTCTGTTCACGGCGTTGTCGCTGGTGTGGGGTGGGCTGTGGATCGGCTCGACGCAGACAGACATGTCGTTCGTGCTGGCTGTCGATCTCGTGCTGCCCGAGGTGACCTACTGGAATGGATGGGCGATGCTCACGCCTGTGATCGTCTGGCTGGCCCATCGATCCGTCAACGCTTTTCGCCGCCCGTCGTGGCAGTGGGCCCTGCACCTGCCGCTCGGCCTGCTCGTGGGAGCCGCTGCCTACGCTCTGGGTGCCGGGCTCTACGCAGCGGCGTACGTGCTAGTGGAGGCGGGAGGAATGCCCCTCGGCGAGACGCTGGGCGCGCGCATCGCGGAACGCTCGGAGATTCTCGTGAGCTTTTGGATCCCGTTCGGCTTCCTCGTCTACGTCCTGCTGATCGGCGTCGGGCTCACCCAGGGCTACCTGCGTCGGCTCCGCAACGAGGAGCGGCAGTCGGCGGCCCTACGCGCCCAACTCGCTGAGGCCCGCCTCGACGTACTCGCGCGGCAACTGCACCCGCACTTCCTCTTCAACGCGCTCAACACGATCTCGGCGACCCTGCACGAAGACCCGGCGGCGGCGGATCGGATGCTCAGCCGGCTCGGCGGTTTTCTTCGGCGCACGCTCGACCAAGTAGACCGGCCCGTGGTGCCATTGCGCGACGACCTCGCCTTTTGCAGGCAGTACCTCGGCATCGTCCAGGACCGCTTCGAGACGCGCCTGACCGTGGACTTCGATGTCGATCCGGTGGTGGAGGACGCGGCGGTGCCCTACCTGCTGTTGCAACCGCTCGTCGAGAACGCCGTGCAGCATGGCGTGGCGCGGCATGCCGGCCCGGCCACCGTTGAGGTGCGAGGACGAAGGGACGATGCAGCGGTCACGATCGAGGTGTACAACTCGGCGCCTCCTGGAGGGCTGGCCGACGCCTCGAAGCGAAGGGAGGTGGGACTCGGGCTTGCCAACACGCGGGCACGCCTGGAGGCCGCGTTCGCTGGCTCCGCTCAGGTAGCGCCCTCAGTCGTGCTCGCGCCCGCTGAGGGAGGCGTGGTGGCGCGGCTCCGCTTTCCATACCGCTCCGTCAAAGACACGGCAGTCACCGCAGACGTGGTCGCGGCCGATGGGTAG
- a CDS encoding LytTR family DNA-binding domain-containing protein: protein MAVDDEPPALRKLARWLAEDPDIEVVATCADGFEALDVLEQHRVDLLVLDIQMPELSGFDVLRRRPPGPEPVVVFATAYDAYAIQAFEHHAAGYLLKPYDRARFASTLAHAKAQHRGRSPSGEAKAHTQAALASLLDAVRPQEPYLDHLAVRLADRVDLVRVADVDWIEASGNYVTVHAGGTRHLIRTSLTRVASRLDPRRFLRIHRSTVVHLDRVQSLVPASHGDYTVVLRDGTTLNMSRTYREHLQRVLELGF from the coding sequence GTGGCCGTAGACGACGAGCCGCCTGCGTTGCGGAAGTTGGCACGATGGCTGGCCGAGGACCCCGACATCGAAGTCGTGGCGACCTGCGCCGACGGCTTCGAGGCGCTCGACGTGTTGGAACAGCATCGCGTCGACCTGCTCGTCCTCGACATTCAGATGCCCGAACTGTCAGGCTTCGACGTGCTCCGGCGACGCCCGCCGGGTCCTGAGCCAGTTGTCGTCTTCGCGACGGCCTACGACGCCTACGCCATCCAGGCGTTTGAGCACCACGCCGCGGGCTACCTGCTGAAGCCGTACGATCGGGCTCGGTTCGCTTCGACCCTCGCTCATGCCAAGGCGCAACACCGAGGGCGCTCGCCGAGTGGCGAGGCCAAGGCGCACACCCAGGCGGCCCTAGCGTCCTTGCTCGACGCGGTACGCCCCCAGGAGCCCTACCTCGACCACCTCGCCGTGCGCCTCGCCGACCGAGTCGACCTGGTGCGGGTCGCCGACGTGGACTGGATCGAGGCCAGCGGCAACTACGTGACGGTGCATGCCGGGGGAACTCGACATCTGATCCGCACCTCGCTCACGCGTGTGGCCTCCCGGCTCGACCCGCGGCGCTTCCTCCGCATCCATCGCTCGACGGTGGTCCACCTCGACCGCGTGCAGTCTCTAGTCCCGGCCTCCCACGGCGACTACACGGTGGTTCTGCGCGACGGCACGACGTTGAACATGAGCCGAACCTACCGCGAGCACCTTCAGCGCGTGCTCGAACTCGGTTTTTAA
- a CDS encoding T9SS type A sorting domain-containing protein, whose translation MRLLLLLVFLAPAALAQTVSSISFRSSQTMDGLYVDEVTGELFAVGGFIGTNVYSVEPAGGLSVFATGLTGPIHLTRAPDGNYYVTEFTPLNTQNGTVSRVTPTGDVTEFAVVPAGPSDIVADAEGNLYVSQFGIVSNDPSTNGNGDSITKITPDGTVSVFSAGGLLAAPVGLDFDDEGNLYAANIFDGLIVKMTPDGTQSLFASLPVTAPFTIGHLVWSNGRLYATHLGANQIHVFERDGTGRVLAGSGENGRQDGPAAEATFSSPNGIAASVTGDTLYVSEYIGAVNRIRMITLDGAVSTEPDARDMGLELQHYPNPIADAAQITYALDAPAEATLTVYDALGRTVARLAEGMHATGRHAVRWDRAAQPAGLYVLRLQVGTDAVIRRMIVQ comes from the coding sequence ATGCGTCTCCTGCTTCTCCTCGTTTTTCTCGCTCCGGCCGCGCTCGCTCAGACCGTGAGCAGCATCTCTTTCCGCTCGTCCCAAACGATGGACGGGCTCTATGTGGACGAGGTCACCGGCGAGCTTTTCGCCGTCGGCGGCTTCATCGGGACCAATGTCTACAGCGTCGAGCCAGCGGGTGGGCTGAGCGTATTCGCCACAGGGCTGACTGGGCCGATTCACCTGACCCGCGCGCCGGACGGCAACTACTACGTGACCGAGTTCACGCCGCTCAATACGCAGAACGGCACCGTGAGCCGTGTCACGCCCACGGGCGATGTCACGGAGTTCGCAGTCGTCCCCGCTGGGCCGAGCGACATCGTGGCTGACGCCGAGGGCAACCTCTACGTCTCGCAATTCGGCATCGTGAGCAACGATCCGAGCACCAACGGCAACGGCGATAGCATCACGAAGATCACGCCCGACGGCACCGTCTCCGTGTTCTCGGCAGGCGGCTTGCTCGCGGCCCCTGTCGGGCTCGACTTCGACGACGAGGGTAACCTCTATGCGGCCAACATCTTCGATGGCCTTATCGTCAAAATGACGCCCGACGGCACGCAGTCGCTCTTTGCCTCGTTGCCCGTGACGGCGCCCTTCACGATCGGGCACCTTGTTTGGTCCAACGGACGGCTCTACGCGACCCATCTCGGGGCCAACCAGATCCACGTCTTCGAGCGCGACGGCACCGGCCGCGTACTCGCCGGTAGTGGCGAAAACGGTCGACAGGATGGCCCCGCTGCCGAGGCCACGTTTAGCAGCCCCAACGGCATCGCCGCCTCCGTCACGGGGGACACGCTCTACGTCAGTGAGTACATCGGCGCCGTCAACCGCATCCGCATGATCACGCTCGACGGGGCCGTCTCCACTGAACCGGACGCGCGGGACATGGGCCTTGAATTGCAGCACTATCCGAACCCCATCGCGGACGCGGCGCAGATCACGTACGCGTTGGATGCACCGGCTGAGGCAACGCTCACGGTCTACGATGCATTGGGGCGGACCGTCGCCCGACTCGCCGAAGGCATGCACGCGACGGGCAGGCACGCAGTACGGTGGGACCGGGCAGCGCAGCCGGCTGGCCTTTATGTACTGAGGCTGCAAGTTGGAACCGACGCCGTGATACGGCGGATGATTGTGCAGTGA